The stretch of DNA AGCTCGTCCAGCTCGCCGAGCAGCCGCTGCCATGAAGGGGGCATCACCTCGCTGCCGATCAGCTTCATGACCTTCGGGTGGGAGGTGCGGCACACGTCCTCTCCCTCGATGATCAGCTCCTCGTGCAGCTTCTCGCCGGGGCGCAGTCCCGTGAACACGATCTCGGCGTCCACGCCCAGCTCCTTGCCGGACAGGCGGATCAGGTTCTTCGCGAGGTCGACGATCTTGACCGGCTCGCCCATGTCGAGGACGAAGATCTCGCCCCCCTGCCCCATCGCCCCCGCCTGGAGGATGAGCCCCGCCGCCTCGGGGATCAGCATGAAATAGCGCGAGGCCTCGGAGTGGGTGACCGTGAGCTTCCCCGTCGTCTCGAGCTGTCTCCGGAAGATCGGCACCACGCTGCCGACGCTCCCGAGAACGTTGCCGAACCGCACGGCGATGAATATCGTGGAATTGCCCGAGCCGTTCATGTTGTGGATGACCAGCTCCGCGACCCGCTTGGTCGCGCCCATCACGTTCGTCGGGCGCACCGCCTTGTCGGTGGAAACCAGCACGAACCGCTCCACGCCGAATTCCGCCGCCGTCTCGGCCAGGATGCGCGTCCCCATGACGTTCGTCTTCACCGCTTCAACGGGATGCATCTCCATCACCGGGACGTGCTTGTAGGCCGCCGCATGATAGATGATGGACGGCCGATACTCCCGCAGGACCTCCCGCACCCGCCCGCGGTCCCGGACGTCGCCGATCATCGGGAGCAGGTCCAGCGTGGGGAACTTCGCCCGCAGCTCCATCTCGATGTCGAACAGAGGGCTTTCGGCGATCTCGAAGAGGACGAGGCGGGCGGGAGAAAGGCGCGCAAGCTGCCTGCAGAGCTCCGAGCCGATGGAGCCCGCCGCGCCGGTCACCATGACCGTGTGCCCCGTGATGCTGCGCTTCAGCAGCTCCGCGTCGAGCTGGACCGGGTCGCGCCCCAGCAGGTCCTCCAGGTCCACGTCCCGCAGCGCCCGCACGCTGACCTTTCCGTCGATTAGATCCCCGACGCCCGGCAGGATCCGCGCCCTGGCCTTCGTTTCCCGGCAATGGTCCAGGATGTGCCTCAGGCGGGACGGCGGCGCCGACGGGATGGCGATGACGATCTCGTCGATCCGGTGGACGTTGCACAGCGCCACGATGTCTTCGTGGTCCCCCAGGACGGAAACGCCGTCGATGCGGGCGCGCCGTTTCCCCGGGTCGTCGTCCACGAAGCCGACCTCGACCATTCCCAGCGACGGGTTCTCCCGGATCTCCCGGAGGATCATCTGCCCCGCCGCCCCCGCGCCCACGATCAGGACCCGGCGGTCGTTCTCGTTGTACCGGCGCCCGAGCGTCTCCCGGCCGAATCGGATGAGGTACCGGACCCCGAGCACGAGAAGGATCGTGAGGATCCAGTCGATGGCGTAGATCGACCGGGGGATGGCGGCGCGGGAGTAGTAGAACCAGGTGGCCCCCCAGAACAGGAACGACCCGAGAGAGCATCCGCCCAGGATCGGCAGGACGTCCCGGATCGTGACGTACCGCCACCACCCGTGGAAGAGGCCGAAGGCGAGGAACCCCGCCGCCTTCGCCAGGAATACGATCGGGATCGCCGCGGTGATGACGGGGAAGTACTGCGTCGGGATCGAGAACTCGAACCGGAGGAAATACGCCCCCACGAATGCGAGTACGAAGATGAAACCCTGGAGGAACAGCTTCAGGACATACCGGTAGCGGAAGATGATCCGCTCCTCACCGGCCACGGAATCCGTGATCTCCTCCCTTTCCGCCCGCGGATCGGCGGGCGCGCGATCGGCCATGCGCGGTCAGCCTATTCCTTGATGCCGAGCAGCTCGATCTCGAACGTGAGGGTCGCTCCCGGAGGAACCATGGGTCCCGCCCCCCGCTCTCCGTAGGCGATCGCCGACGGGCACACCAGCTTTGCCTTGCCGCCCACCTTCATCTTCTGCAGCCCCTCGCTGAAGCACTTGATGACGCCGTTCAGCGGAAACTCGGCCGGCTGGCCGCGTTTGTAGGAGCTGTCGAACTCCTTCCCGTCGGTCAGCGTCCCGCGGTAGTTCACCTTCACCGTGTCGGACGGGCCCGGCTTTTTCCCGGCGCCTTCCTTCAGCGACAGGTAGATCATGCCGGAAGCGGTCTTCTCGGCCCCTTTTTCCTTCGCGGCCTTCTCCTCGTACGCCTTGCCCGCGGCCGCCATCTTCTCGCTCCGGACCTTCCGGCGCGCGTTCGCGAGCTCCTGCACTTTCAGGCCGTACACCTGCAGGTCGACCGCCGCGGGGTTGCCGGCGTTGGCGTCGGACAGCCCCTGCTTCACGAACTCGAGCTCGGCGGGCGTCAGCTGGAAGTCGG from Thermodesulfobacteriota bacterium encodes:
- a CDS encoding nucleoside-diphosphate sugar epimerase/dehydratase encodes the protein MADRAPADPRAEREEITDSVAGEERIIFRYRYVLKLFLQGFIFVLAFVGAYFLRFEFSIPTQYFPVITAAIPIVFLAKAAGFLAFGLFHGWWRYVTIRDVLPILGGCSLGSFLFWGATWFYYSRAAIPRSIYAIDWILTILLVLGVRYLIRFGRETLGRRYNENDRRVLIVGAGAAGQMILREIRENPSLGMVEVGFVDDDPGKRRARIDGVSVLGDHEDIVALCNVHRIDEIVIAIPSAPPSRLRHILDHCRETKARARILPGVGDLIDGKVSVRALRDVDLEDLLGRDPVQLDAELLKRSITGHTVMVTGAAGSIGSELCRQLARLSPARLVLFEIAESPLFDIEMELRAKFPTLDLLPMIGDVRDRGRVREVLREYRPSIIYHAAAYKHVPVMEMHPVEAVKTNVMGTRILAETAAEFGVERFVLVSTDKAVRPTNVMGATKRVAELVIHNMNGSGNSTIFIAVRFGNVLGSVGSVVPIFRRQLETTGKLTVTHSEASRYFMLIPEAAGLILQAGAMGQGGEIFVLDMGEPVKIVDLAKNLIRLSGKELGVDAEIVFTGLRPGEKLHEELIIEGEDVCRTSHPKVMKLIGSEVMPPSWQRLLGELDELARLGDRFGVVGKLDTLVKGYTPAYEFHNQRTGFPAEDPRPAAVLSTSKSVH
- a CDS encoding FKBP-type peptidyl-prolyl cis-trans isomerase; the encoded protein is MRTASAVLLLLLAVPSFAADAPKTDNEKTLYALGLMLHRSVADFQLTPAELEFVKQGLSDANAGNPAAVDLQVYGLKVQELANARRKVRSEKMAAAGKAYEEKAAKEKGAEKTASGMIYLSLKEGAGKKPGPSDTVKVNYRGTLTDGKEFDSSYKRGQPAEFPLNGVIKCFSEGLQKMKVGGKAKLVCPSAIAYGERGAGPMVPPGATLTFEIELLGIKE